The proteins below come from a single Piscinibacter gummiphilus genomic window:
- a CDS encoding DUF3617 domain-containing protein: MKTKSLIRWRVLGLVAACAAVAHAQTAPPIKPGLWQVTSERTIDGQKAPDMSQQMANMPPEARKQMEAMMKQRGMDISGGVNNMKLCMTREQLDEGRWRSDEGGCKTDFSTRTATQWKWRSVCTQPPSESEGEANIASPERYTVKVTTTSQRKGEPRNTQMTMNAKWLGADCGDVKPLAPPPKQGKPAKP, from the coding sequence ATGAAAACCAAGAGCCTCATCCGTTGGCGGGTGCTCGGTCTGGTGGCGGCGTGTGCCGCCGTGGCCCATGCGCAGACCGCGCCGCCGATCAAGCCGGGGCTGTGGCAAGTGACGAGCGAGCGCACCATCGATGGCCAGAAGGCGCCAGACATGTCGCAGCAGATGGCCAACATGCCGCCCGAAGCGCGCAAGCAGATGGAAGCCATGATGAAGCAGCGTGGCATGGACATCAGCGGCGGCGTCAACAACATGAAGCTGTGCATGACGCGCGAGCAGCTCGACGAAGGCCGCTGGCGCAGCGACGAGGGCGGCTGCAAGACCGACTTCAGCACGCGCACCGCCACGCAGTGGAAGTGGCGCTCGGTGTGCACGCAGCCGCCAAGCGAGAGCGAGGGCGAGGCCAACATCGCGAGCCCGGAGCGCTACACGGTGAAGGTCACCACCACCAGCCAGCGCAAGGGCGAGCCGCGCAACACGCAGATGACGATGAACGCCAAGTGGCTGGGCGCCGACTGCGGCGACGTGAAGCCGCTTGCGCCGCCGCCCAAGCAGGGCAAGCCCGCCAAACCCTGA
- a CDS encoding TPM domain-containing protein produces the protein MNRWLRILKHRWLDEADARRALGDGTLKRLQQRVAQSERGHSGEIRICVEAGLPLSYLWRNATPRERAVTMFGKLRVWDTEHNNGVLIYLLLAEHAIEIVADRGLNRHVSAEQWRGLTKGMADAFRRGDYEGGLNAAVDAVSQMLDRHFPWAGPEANPNELPDAPVVQ, from the coding sequence ATGAACCGTTGGCTGCGCATTCTCAAGCACCGTTGGCTCGACGAGGCCGATGCCCGCCGGGCCTTAGGCGACGGCACGCTCAAGCGCCTGCAACAGCGTGTCGCGCAAAGCGAGCGGGGCCACAGCGGCGAGATCCGCATCTGCGTCGAAGCGGGCCTGCCCTTGTCCTACCTGTGGCGCAACGCCACGCCGCGCGAGCGCGCGGTCACGATGTTCGGCAAGCTGCGCGTGTGGGACACCGAGCACAACAACGGCGTGCTCATCTACCTGCTGCTGGCCGAGCACGCGATCGAGATCGTGGCCGACCGCGGCCTCAACCGGCATGTGAGTGCCGAGCAGTGGCGTGGCCTCACCAAGGGCATGGCCGATGCCTTCCGGCGCGGCGACTACGAAGGCGGCCTCAACGCGGCGGTCGACGCGGTGAGCCAGATGCTCGACCGCCACTTCCCCTGGGCCGGCCCTGAGGCAAATCCCAATGAACTGCCGGACGCGCCTGTGGTCCAGTAG
- a CDS encoding TPM domain-containing protein, which produces MRLSLAGFLAWLFVLLLAVASPLLQAQDVQPVPPLSGRVIDQTGTLTPAQVQALSAKLEGIERQRGSQLVVLMVASTQPEDIAAYAQRVGDSWKIGRREVGDGLLIVVAKNDRKVRIEVAKALEGAVPDLAAKQIINDRITPAFRAGDFAGGLNSAVDRLAERIGTEGLPEPGASPSERARGSSGFDLEDIAIFFFVGVPIAGAILTSVFGRKLGSLATAGAAGGLGWWLTTSLFIAGGAAFVALVLVGVMGVGSRRGGGAPIIWGGGGGGGWGGGSDGGGFSSGGGGDFGGGGASGDW; this is translated from the coding sequence ATGCGCCTGTCTCTGGCGGGCTTTCTGGCGTGGCTCTTCGTCCTGCTGCTGGCGGTGGCCTCGCCGCTGCTGCAGGCGCAGGACGTGCAGCCCGTGCCACCGCTGTCGGGCCGTGTGATCGACCAGACCGGCACGCTCACGCCCGCGCAGGTGCAGGCGCTTTCGGCCAAGCTCGAGGGCATCGAGCGCCAGCGCGGCTCGCAGCTCGTGGTGCTGATGGTCGCGAGCACGCAGCCGGAAGACATCGCCGCGTATGCGCAGCGGGTCGGCGACAGCTGGAAGATCGGCCGCCGCGAGGTGGGCGACGGGCTGCTCATCGTCGTCGCGAAGAACGACCGCAAGGTGCGCATCGAAGTGGCCAAGGCGCTCGAAGGCGCGGTGCCCGACCTGGCGGCCAAGCAGATCATCAACGACCGCATCACACCGGCCTTTCGCGCGGGTGACTTTGCGGGCGGCCTCAACTCGGCGGTGGACCGGCTGGCCGAGCGCATCGGCACCGAAGGCTTGCCGGAGCCGGGCGCGTCGCCATCGGAGCGGGCCCGCGGCAGCAGCGGCTTCGACCTCGAAGACATCGCCATCTTCTTCTTCGTCGGCGTGCCGATCGCGGGCGCCATCCTCACCTCGGTGTTTGGCCGCAAGCTCGGCTCTCTCGCCACGGCCGGCGCGGCGGGTGGCCTCGGCTGGTGGCTGACGACGAGCCTCTTCATCGCCGGTGGGGCGGCGTTCGTCGCGCTCGTGCTCGTGGGGGTGATGGGCGTCGGCTCGCGGCGGGGTGGCGGCGCGCCCATCATCTGGGGCGGTGGAGGTGGCGGCGGCTGGGGCGGGGGCTCCGACGGCGGCGGCTTCAGCTCCGGCGGTGGCGGTGACTTCGGTGGCGGCGGTGCCTCGGGCGATTGGTGA
- a CDS encoding LemA family protein produces MTTKRLWLAALALAATLGLSGCGYNDFQRLDEQTKAAWSEVLNQYQRRADLIPNIVATVKGEANFEQETLTKVVEARAKATSIQVTPETLNNPEAFNKFQQAQGELSSALSRLLVVSENYPNLKANQGFQDLRVQLEGTENRITVARNRYIKAVADYNVLARSFPSNLTAMVFNYDPKPNFTVQNEAQISTPPAVNFDKPASK; encoded by the coding sequence ATGACGACCAAACGACTCTGGCTTGCCGCGCTCGCTCTTGCTGCCACCCTGGGCCTCAGCGGCTGCGGCTACAACGACTTCCAGCGCCTGGACGAGCAGACCAAGGCCGCCTGGTCGGAAGTGCTGAACCAGTACCAGCGCCGCGCCGACCTCATCCCCAACATCGTCGCCACCGTGAAGGGCGAGGCCAACTTCGAGCAGGAGACGCTCACGAAGGTGGTGGAGGCGCGCGCCAAGGCGACGAGCATCCAGGTCACGCCCGAGACGCTCAACAACCCCGAAGCGTTCAACAAGTTCCAGCAAGCGCAGGGCGAGTTGAGCAGCGCGCTGAGCCGGCTGCTGGTGGTGAGCGAGAACTACCCGAACCTGAAGGCCAACCAGGGCTTCCAGGACCTGCGTGTGCAACTCGAAGGCACCGAGAACCGCATCACCGTCGCGCGCAACCGCTACATCAAGGCGGTGGCCGACTACAACGTGCTCGCGCGCAGCTTCCCGAGCAATCTCACTGCGATGGTCTTCAACTACGACCCGAAGCCGAACTTCACCGTGCAGAACGAGGCGCAGATCTCCACGCCGCCGGCGGTGAACTTCGACAAGCCGGCCTCGAAGTAA
- a CDS encoding biosynthetic peptidoglycan transglycosylase — protein sequence MKTILKWLIGLSCALLVGLALAVFFILRALQPAPGEWTRTVQLGPFEREVSMPALLRIASHPFTLRLMEGRQFRTRYGTVHWQAVNAPNTWRAVCAPCTLPVGGLGREPLRLARVEFTVVPDMEMNLQGHFALGEGKEPLQGRWSSRIERQQLVLQFRIADEPAVRAFALFQRDIPEFTQARIEGRVSVKAQWRWPSHAWEFKPRLDGLLVSGLGTEALLNAEPACGEATADFGPWLPRAVIAAEDQRYYEHPGYDLQEIVAAWFGNQRQEGMTAGGSTVSQQLAKLLYTGDSRHHGRKLRELLYAVELDRTLGKARQLNLYLSLAPWGDGRCGAQAAARHFFRKPAAQLTPVEAVWLATLLHNPDRELAQLGRHGEANQARVAWVADQLRPVSRREREALVKEARRWRPPPPALKVAMAVAASQAALGR from the coding sequence GTGAAAACCATCCTGAAGTGGCTGATCGGCTTGTCGTGTGCGCTGCTCGTGGGGCTGGCGCTGGCGGTGTTCTTCATCCTGCGGGCCTTGCAGCCGGCGCCGGGTGAGTGGACACGCACGGTGCAGCTCGGCCCCTTCGAGCGCGAGGTGAGCATGCCCGCGTTGCTGCGCATCGCGAGCCACCCCTTCACCCTGCGCCTGATGGAAGGCCGCCAGTTCCGCACGCGCTACGGCACCGTGCACTGGCAGGCGGTCAACGCACCCAACACCTGGCGCGCGGTGTGCGCGCCTTGCACGCTGCCGGTGGGCGGGCTCGGGCGCGAGCCGCTGCGGCTCGCGCGTGTGGAGTTCACCGTGGTGCCCGACATGGAGATGAACCTGCAGGGCCACTTCGCCCTCGGCGAGGGGAAAGAGCCGCTGCAGGGGCGCTGGTCGTCGCGTATCGAGCGGCAGCAGCTGGTGCTGCAGTTCCGCATCGCCGACGAGCCGGCGGTGCGGGCGTTCGCGCTTTTCCAGCGCGACATCCCCGAGTTCACGCAGGCGCGCATCGAAGGGCGGGTGAGCGTGAAGGCGCAGTGGCGGTGGCCGTCGCACGCGTGGGAGTTCAAGCCCCGGCTCGATGGCCTGCTGGTCTCGGGCCTGGGCACCGAGGCCTTGCTGAACGCCGAGCCCGCCTGCGGCGAGGCGACGGCGGACTTCGGCCCGTGGCTGCCGCGTGCCGTGATTGCTGCAGAAGACCAGCGCTACTACGAACACCCCGGATACGACCTGCAGGAGATCGTGGCCGCGTGGTTCGGCAACCAGCGCCAGGAGGGCATGACCGCGGGCGGCAGCACCGTCTCGCAACAGCTCGCGAAGCTGCTCTACACCGGCGACAGCCGCCATCACGGCCGCAAGCTGCGCGAGCTGCTCTACGCCGTGGAGCTCGACCGCACGCTCGGCAAGGCACGGCAGCTCAATCTCTATCTCTCGCTCGCGCCCTGGGGCGATGGCCGGTGCGGCGCGCAGGCCGCAGCGCGCCACTTCTTCCGCAAACCGGCGGCCCAGCTCACGCCGGTCGAAGCGGTGTGGCTCGCGACGCTGCTGCACAACCCCGACCGCGAACTCGCGCAGCTGGGCCGACACGGCGAGGCGAACCAGGCGCGTGTGGCCTGGGTCGCCGATCAGCTGCGGCCGGTGTCGCGCCGCGAGCGCGAGGCGCTGGTGAAGGAAGCCCGGCGCTGGCGCCCGCCGCCGCCCGCGCTCAAGGTGGCGATGGCGGTGGCGGCGTCGCAGGCTGCGTTGGGGCGCTGA
- the xrtQ gene encoding exosortase Q, with the protein MATAIALHPLARWQTRFESVSPLAWLGLHAAALWPHWRWAGARLADGSDDPLGLAALAALLVWVVRREPLLRGAPRQGWVYAAAALTALATLALFHLPPLLGAVLAVLSLATALRSVMPSGQPWLPVAGLAVLALPVVSSLQFYAGYPLRVVTAEISTWLLQLAGLAAERSGTTMWVQGRQVIVDAPCSGVQMVWMAYFCACVVAAFSGVRDRAMLARLPAVGALVLVGNVVRNSVLVALEAQQSQVSDAVHQGVGLVVLVAVCAGVVGVMRGGRDAQA; encoded by the coding sequence ATGGCCACCGCGATCGCACTGCATCCCCTCGCGCGTTGGCAGACGCGCTTCGAGTCGGTGTCGCCCCTGGCCTGGCTGGGGCTGCACGCCGCCGCCCTCTGGCCGCACTGGCGCTGGGCCGGCGCACGGCTCGCCGATGGGTCCGACGACCCGCTGGGCCTGGCGGCGCTGGCGGCGCTCTTGGTCTGGGTCGTGCGGCGCGAGCCGCTCCTGCGTGGCGCACCTCGCCAGGGGTGGGTCTACGCCGCCGCGGCCTTGACGGCGCTGGCCACGCTCGCGCTCTTCCACCTGCCGCCCTTGCTCGGCGCGGTGCTGGCGGTGCTGTCGCTCGCCACGGCCTTGCGCAGCGTGATGCCCTCGGGCCAGCCCTGGCTGCCGGTGGCGGGCCTGGCGGTGCTGGCCTTGCCGGTGGTGTCGTCGCTGCAGTTCTATGCGGGCTATCCGCTGCGGGTGGTCACCGCGGAGATCAGCACCTGGTTGCTGCAGCTCGCCGGCCTCGCCGCCGAGCGCAGCGGCACCACGATGTGGGTGCAGGGGCGGCAGGTGATCGTCGATGCGCCGTGCTCGGGCGTGCAGATGGTGTGGATGGCGTACTTCTGCGCCTGCGTGGTGGCCGCCTTCAGCGGCGTGCGCGACCGCGCGATGCTGGCGCGCCTGCCGGCCGTCGGCGCGCTGGTGCTCGTGGGAAACGTGGTGCGCAACAGCGTGCTGGTGGCGCTCGAAGCGCAGCAGTCGCAGGTGTCCGATGCGGTGCATCAGGGCGTGGGCCTGGTGGTGCTGGTGGCGGTGTGTGCCGGTGTGGTGGGCGTGATGCGGGGAGGTCGCGATGCGCAAGCCTGA
- a CDS encoding VIT and VWA domain-containing protein — protein MSRPLIPYQPLSRTGRVLWCMALALFSALLMLFWSPAHADDSEALKPESPYFAVNSHEPGTDRLPLKSTTVDVKIAGVIADVTVTQHYRNEGQRPIEARYVFPGSTQAAVYAMKVTLGDRVLTARIKEKEAARIEYQAAKREGKTSALLEQRRPNVFEMNVANILPGDDVAVELRYTELLRPTDAQYGFVFPTVVGPRYNSPAAAAGNGGAIGGAYLKQGVASNASFALRVSLDTPLVVKEIASPSHELVIDGLGSTHVAVSLKPTEKPANNRDFILNYRLAGDRIESGLVLYRGEGEGDENFFLAMVEPPKAVASRQINPRDYIFVVDISGSMHGYPLDTAKVLLRNLIGSLRPSDTFNVMLFSGSSRMLAPASVPATRANIDQAIRTIHEMGGGGSTEIVPALKRVAALPKAEEVSRSVIFVTDGYVSVEAEVFRLIRQNLNQFNVFSFGIGTSVNRHLIEGMARAGQGEAFIVTKPEQAAAQAERLRRIIEAPVLTQVKASFEGLDTYDVEPLQLPDVLGGRPVVVMGKWRGAWAGRFVIEGRAADGPYRQVLTAQQDGKGPSALRQLWARQRIAALSDQEALEGGNTQKAQITELGLTYSLLTQYTSFIAVDQRVRNPDPSQTQKVDQPSPLPEGVSDQAIGAEVPSTPEPGAIAALLVVLGVVVAGVWPSRRRRKE, from the coding sequence ATGTCACGCCCGCTCATCCCCTATCAACCGCTCAGCCGCACCGGCCGTGTGCTGTGGTGCATGGCGCTCGCGCTTTTCTCGGCGCTGTTGATGCTGTTCTGGTCGCCGGCCCACGCCGACGACTCGGAAGCCCTCAAGCCCGAGAGCCCGTACTTCGCCGTCAACAGCCACGAGCCCGGCACCGACCGCCTGCCGCTCAAGTCGACCACGGTCGACGTGAAGATCGCCGGGGTCATCGCCGACGTGACGGTGACCCAGCACTATCGCAACGAAGGCCAGCGCCCGATCGAGGCGCGTTATGTCTTCCCGGGCTCTACGCAGGCCGCCGTCTACGCGATGAAGGTGACGCTCGGCGACCGGGTGCTCACCGCGCGCATCAAGGAAAAGGAAGCGGCCCGCATCGAATACCAGGCCGCCAAGCGCGAGGGCAAGACGAGCGCGCTGCTCGAGCAGCGCCGGCCCAACGTCTTCGAGATGAACGTGGCCAACATCCTGCCCGGCGACGACGTGGCGGTGGAGCTTCGCTACACCGAGCTGCTGCGCCCCACCGACGCGCAATACGGCTTCGTCTTCCCCACGGTGGTGGGCCCGCGCTACAACAGCCCCGCCGCGGCGGCCGGCAACGGCGGCGCCATCGGGGGTGCGTACCTGAAGCAGGGGGTCGCGTCGAACGCCTCCTTCGCCTTGCGCGTGTCGCTCGACACGCCGCTCGTGGTGAAGGAGATCGCCTCGCCCTCGCACGAGCTTGTCATCGACGGCTTGGGCAGCACGCATGTCGCCGTCTCGCTCAAACCCACTGAGAAGCCGGCGAACAACCGCGACTTCATCCTGAACTACCGCCTGGCCGGCGACCGCATCGAGTCGGGCCTGGTGCTGTACCGCGGGGAGGGCGAGGGCGACGAGAACTTCTTCCTCGCGATGGTCGAGCCGCCCAAGGCGGTGGCGTCGCGCCAGATCAACCCGCGCGACTACATCTTCGTGGTCGACATCTCGGGCTCGATGCACGGCTACCCGCTCGACACCGCCAAGGTGCTGCTGCGCAATCTGATCGGCAGCCTGCGCCCGAGCGATACCTTCAACGTGATGCTCTTCTCCGGCAGCAGCCGCATGCTCGCGCCGGCGTCGGTGCCGGCCACGCGCGCCAACATCGATCAGGCCATCCGCACGATTCATGAGATGGGCGGTGGCGGCAGCACCGAGATCGTGCCGGCCCTGAAGCGCGTGGCCGCGCTGCCCAAGGCCGAAGAGGTGTCGCGCAGCGTGATCTTCGTGACCGATGGCTACGTGAGCGTCGAGGCCGAGGTGTTCCGCCTCATCCGCCAGAACCTCAACCAGTTCAACGTGTTCTCGTTCGGCATCGGCACGAGCGTGAACCGCCACCTCATCGAGGGCATGGCGCGTGCCGGCCAGGGCGAGGCCTTCATCGTCACCAAGCCCGAGCAGGCCGCCGCGCAGGCCGAGCGCCTGCGCCGCATCATCGAGGCGCCGGTGCTGACGCAGGTGAAGGCCTCGTTCGAAGGCCTCGACACCTACGACGTGGAGCCGCTGCAACTGCCCGACGTGCTGGGTGGCCGCCCGGTGGTGGTGATGGGCAAGTGGCGCGGTGCGTGGGCGGGCCGCTTCGTCATCGAAGGGCGCGCCGCCGATGGCCCGTACCGCCAGGTGCTGACGGCGCAGCAAGACGGCAAGGGCCCGTCGGCCCTGCGCCAGCTGTGGGCGCGCCAGCGCATCGCGGCCTTGAGCGACCAGGAGGCGCTCGAAGGCGGCAACACGCAGAAGGCGCAGATCACCGAACTCGGCCTCACCTACAGCCTGCTCACGCAATACACGAGCTTCATCGCCGTCGACCAGCGCGTGCGCAACCCCGACCCTTCGCAGACGCAGAAGGTTGACCAGCCGTCGCCGCTGCCCGAAGGCGTGAGCGACCAGGCCATCGGCGCCGAAGTGCCGAGCACGCCGGAGCCGGGGGCCATTGCCGCGCTGCTGGTGGTGCTTGGCGTGGTCGTGGCCGGCGTGTGGCCGTCGCGTCGTCGCCGCAAGGAGTGA
- a CDS encoding DUF1161 domain-containing protein — protein sequence MKHLILSATLLALATPTFAASKPCDELKTEIAAKLDEKKVTGYKLDIVDTEKVGDAKVVGSCDGGKKKIVYGRAAAK from the coding sequence ATGAAACACCTGATCCTGTCGGCCACCCTGCTGGCCCTCGCCACCCCCACGTTCGCCGCGAGCAAGCCTTGCGACGAGCTGAAGACGGAGATCGCCGCCAAGCTCGACGAGAAGAAGGTCACCGGCTACAAGCTCGACATCGTCGACACCGAGAAGGTGGGTGACGCCAAGGTCGTGGGCAGCTGCGACGGCGGCAAGAAGAAGATCGTCTACGGGCGCGCCGCCGCGAAGTAA
- the creC gene encoding two-component system sensor histidine kinase CreC, producing MSKRTRIFLGILLAYAIGVGLLMYRQLQDIDPRYRESAEENLVETAQLMATLLEGSSRDGTLQVEALGPVFQALYARRFKADIYGFEKTRVELRMTVVDRGGTVVFDSTNRSLGADHSLWRDIRRALQGEYGARTTPDVEGDASSSVMYVAAPIRVGGAIVGAVSVGKPVQSFGQFVQAARRKTLLVGTTSVVAVLLLVVILSVWLVRPFGVVADYVRYVKAQRSFSLPRLTRRALKAIGAAYDEMRDALAGRNYVADYVQTLTHEVKSPLSAIRGAAELLQEPMPDADRARFVANIVRETQRIQELVDRMMELTALESRRTLDAPVAVPLRALLQELVASVQPAAAARGLQVVLEDGDDATVQGDAFLLQRAVSNLVDNALDFSPAGGTVTLALHRKGRQAELTVRDHGPGIPDYAGDKVFEKFYSLARPQSRKKSTGLGLPFVKEIAELHEGRVTLANAPGGGALATLSLPLGDGGA from the coding sequence GTGAGCAAACGCACCCGGATCTTCCTCGGGATCCTCCTGGCCTACGCCATCGGCGTAGGCCTCCTGATGTACCGGCAGCTGCAGGACATCGACCCGCGCTACCGCGAGTCGGCCGAGGAAAACCTGGTTGAGACCGCGCAGCTGATGGCGACCCTGCTCGAAGGCTCGTCGCGCGACGGCACGCTGCAGGTCGAGGCCCTCGGCCCGGTGTTCCAGGCGCTCTACGCGCGCCGCTTCAAGGCCGACATCTACGGCTTCGAGAAGACCCGCGTCGAGCTGCGCATGACGGTGGTCGACCGGGGCGGCACGGTGGTGTTCGATTCGACCAACCGCTCGCTCGGCGCCGACCACTCGCTCTGGCGCGACATCCGCCGTGCCCTGCAGGGCGAGTACGGCGCGCGCACCACGCCCGACGTGGAAGGTGACGCCAGCAGCTCGGTGATGTACGTGGCGGCACCCATCCGCGTGGGTGGCGCCATCGTCGGCGCGGTGAGCGTGGGCAAGCCGGTGCAGAGCTTCGGCCAGTTCGTGCAGGCGGCGCGGCGCAAGACGCTGCTCGTGGGCACCACCTCGGTGGTGGCGGTGCTGCTGCTGGTGGTGATCCTCTCGGTGTGGCTGGTGCGGCCGTTCGGCGTGGTGGCCGACTACGTGCGCTACGTGAAGGCGCAGCGCAGCTTCAGCCTGCCGCGGCTCACGCGGCGTGCGCTGAAGGCGATCGGCGCGGCCTACGACGAGATGCGCGATGCGCTCGCCGGCCGCAACTACGTGGCCGACTACGTGCAGACGCTCACGCATGAGGTGAAGAGCCCGCTCTCGGCGATCCGCGGTGCCGCCGAGCTGCTGCAAGAGCCGATGCCCGATGCCGACCGCGCACGCTTCGTGGCGAACATCGTGCGCGAGACGCAGCGCATCCAGGAGCTGGTCGATCGCATGATGGAACTCACCGCGCTCGAATCGCGCCGCACGCTCGACGCGCCGGTGGCCGTGCCCTTGCGTGCGCTCTTGCAGGAGCTGGTGGCGAGCGTGCAGCCCGCCGCGGCGGCGCGCGGCCTGCAGGTGGTGCTGGAAGACGGCGACGACGCCACGGTACAAGGCGATGCCTTCCTGCTGCAGCGTGCCGTCTCCAATCTCGTCGACAACGCGCTTGACTTCTCGCCGGCCGGTGGCACCGTGACCCTGGCGCTGCACCGCAAGGGCCGCCAGGCCGAGCTGACGGTGCGCGACCACGGGCCGGGCATCCCCGACTACGCCGGAGACAAGGTGTTCGAGAAGTTCTATTCGCTCGCGCGGCCGCAGTCGCGCAAGAAGAGCACCGGGCTCGGCCTGCCCTTCGTGAAGGAGATCGCCGAGCTGCATGAAGGCCGCGTCACGCTGGCCAACGCGCCGGGGGGCGGCGCGCTGGCCACGCTCAGCCTGCCGCTGGGCGACGGCGGCGCCTGA
- the creB gene encoding two-component system response regulator CreB, with protein sequence MKPRVLIVEDEPGIADTLQYALRTDGFEPAWAATGEEALSQFKVQPPALVILDVGLPDTSGFEVFKRLREVADVPVVFLTARSDEIDRVVGLELGADDYVAKPFSPRELVARVRSILRRSAKAAAAPAAPALPLVVDDGKRQIRFYGKPLELSRYEFGLLQTLASRPGHVFSRDTLLARVWGDDTESLDRTVDAHVKTLRAKMKTVAPTLEPIRTHRGSGYALAEDLPPALPV encoded by the coding sequence ATGAAGCCCAGGGTCCTCATCGTCGAGGACGAGCCCGGCATCGCCGACACGTTGCAGTACGCGTTGCGGACGGACGGGTTCGAACCCGCCTGGGCCGCGACGGGCGAGGAGGCGCTGTCGCAGTTCAAGGTGCAGCCGCCGGCCCTGGTGATCCTCGACGTCGGCCTGCCCGACACCAGCGGGTTCGAGGTGTTCAAGCGCCTGCGTGAGGTGGCCGATGTGCCGGTGGTCTTCCTCACCGCGCGCAGCGACGAGATCGACCGCGTGGTCGGCCTGGAGCTCGGCGCCGATGACTACGTGGCCAAACCCTTCTCGCCGCGCGAGCTGGTGGCGCGGGTGCGCTCCATCCTGCGGCGCAGTGCCAAGGCGGCCGCGGCCCCTGCGGCGCCGGCATTGCCGCTGGTGGTGGACGACGGCAAACGCCAGATCCGCTTCTACGGCAAGCCGCTCGAACTCTCTCGCTACGAGTTCGGCCTGTTGCAGACCTTGGCCTCGCGCCCCGGCCATGTGTTCAGCCGCGACACGCTGCTGGCCCGCGTGTGGGGCGACGACACCGAGAGCCTGGACCGCACCGTCGATGCCCACGTGAAGACGCTGCGCGCCAAGATGAAGACGGTGGCGCCGACGCTCGAGCCGATCCGCACGCACCGCGGCAGCGGCTATGCGCTGGCTGAAGACCTCCCGCCCGCCTTGCCCGTGTGA
- the cysK gene encoding cysteine synthase A — protein sequence MLAQNVLQTIGNTPHIRINRLFGNTHSVYVKSERANPGGSIKDRIALSMIEAAEANGTLKAGGTIVEPTSGNTGVGLAMVAAVKGYKLVLVMPESMSVERRRLMLAYGASFVLTPREKGMNGAIAKATEIVEATPGAWMPQQFDNAANIDVHVRTTAQEIAADFPAGVDVLITGVGTGGHITGCAKVLKGLWPKLKVFAVEPTASPVISGGKPSPHPIQGIGAGFIPKNLHTDLLDGVIQVEAEAAKEMARRSAREEGLLVGISSGATLAAISQKLPDIAKGATVLGFNYDTGERYLSIEGFLPNE from the coding sequence ATGCTCGCCCAGAACGTCCTGCAGACCATCGGCAACACGCCGCACATCCGCATCAACCGCCTGTTCGGCAACACGCACAGCGTGTACGTGAAGAGCGAGCGTGCCAACCCAGGCGGCTCGATCAAGGACCGCATCGCCCTCTCGATGATCGAGGCGGCCGAAGCCAACGGCACCCTGAAGGCCGGCGGCACCATCGTCGAGCCGACCTCGGGCAACACCGGCGTGGGGCTCGCGATGGTCGCCGCCGTCAAGGGCTACAAGCTCGTCCTCGTGATGCCCGAGAGCATGAGCGTCGAGCGCCGCCGCCTGATGCTCGCCTATGGTGCGAGCTTCGTGCTCACCCCGCGCGAGAAGGGCATGAACGGCGCCATCGCCAAGGCCACCGAGATCGTCGAGGCGACGCCCGGCGCGTGGATGCCGCAGCAGTTCGACAACGCCGCCAACATCGACGTGCACGTGCGCACCACCGCGCAGGAGATCGCGGCCGACTTCCCGGCCGGCGTCGACGTGCTGATCACCGGCGTGGGCACCGGCGGCCACATCACCGGCTGCGCCAAGGTGCTGAAGGGCCTGTGGCCCAAGCTCAAGGTGTTCGCGGTCGAGCCCACCGCCTCGCCCGTGATCAGCGGCGGCAAGCCGAGCCCGCACCCGATCCAGGGCATCGGTGCCGGCTTCATCCCGAAGAACCTGCACACCGACCTGCTCGATGGGGTGATCCAGGTCGAGGCCGAGGCGGCGAAGGAAATGGCTCGCCGTTCGGCGCGTGAAGAGGGGCTGCTGGTGGGCATCTCGTCGGGCGCCACGCTGGCCGCCATTTCGCAGAAGCTGCCGGACATCGCCAAGGGCGCGACGGTGCTCGGCTTCAACTACGACACCGGCGAGCGCTACCTGTCCATCGAAGGTTTCTTGCCGAACGAATGA